The Elusimicrobiota bacterium genome includes the window AAAATATTGTAATTACGTCGTTTAAAAACGGGATATTCATAATAAATTTTATAATAACATAAGTTCTAATAAAATGCAAATCCGTGTATATTTTGTGTTGGAATATGAGTATAATATTTAAAACAAAAAGGTGTGGGTTGTATATGAATATAAACATTGAACGTGAAAGTATTGAAAAAATAGTTGGTGCCGTAACAGACGCCGGGTTTACAGCTATGCAGGAACGGGTGAATAAATGCCTTGCGCGGTTTAATGAAGTATTTCCCGGGGTGGCAGATGTACAGTTGTACCGCGCACCGGGGCGCGTTAACATTATTGGTGAGCATACTGACTATAACGGCTTGCCCGTACTTCCGATTGCGATTGACCGTGATATCATTGCTGTAGTTTCCAAACGTAAAGATCATAAAATAGTTTTTGGTGATACAAAAAAAGATTTTCCTCTTACTGAGTTTGAGATCACACGTAAGATTCAACCTTTTGAAAAAGGGTTTTGGGGTAATTATATAAAAGCTGCAGTACAAACTGTGGTGGATTATGTTGACCATGCTGAACTTAAGGGTGTCAACGCAGTGCTTGATAGTACAGTACCTATTGCCGCGGGGTTGAGTTCATCAGCAGCGTTGACTGTGTTAACCTCAAAGGTTGTAACTGAACTTAATGATATTAAAATCAGCGGGTTGACTTTAGCGCAGAAAATTGCGGAAGGTGAACGCTATGTCGGGACGGATACCGGCGGGATGGACCAGGCAATATCGTTACTCGGGAAATTAGGGTATGCATTAAAAATTGATTTCAGCCCGTTGGAGATACACGCAGTGCAGTTGCCGAAGGAGTATGTGTTTGTGGTAGCTAATAGTAATGTTCATGCGGAGAAGTCCGGTGCTGCACAGATGGAGTATAACCGCCGTGTGTCGGAATGCCGGCTGGGGACGGTTATCCTTGAGAAGTACCTACAAAAAAACGGGTATCCTAACGCAAAACTTAAATGGTATGGGACTTTGCGTGAAGCGAAGTATAAGACTGTGGTTGAGAATTTTTCTGATATTTTGGAGAAAGTGTTTCACCCGGAACCTTACAGCCTAGAAGAGGTTGCAAAAACTGTGGGGTGTGATACACAAAACGTTGTAACACGGTGTCTAACATTGAAAACCGGGAAAGTGTTTGACACGCCGGTTGATGGGTTCAAAATTAAGCAGCGTGCGGTGCATGTTATTACCGAATGGCAGCGGGTGGAACGTTGTGTTGCCGCAATGGAACGCGGGGATATTGATACTGTCGGTGCGTTGATGGATATCTCGCATAAAAGTCTTGCACGGGATTATGAGGTTAGTTGTCCTGAGCTTGATCGTTTAGTCGAAGCCATGATGTCTTCCGGTGCGGTGGGGGCGCGTCTTACTGGTGCGGGGTTCGGCGGGTGCGCAATCGCTCTTGTAAAACGTGAAGAAAAAGAAGTTGTTGTCTCAAAAATAGTTGAGAAGTTTTATGGTGGTAACGCTAAACCCGGGAATATTTTTACAGTGATTCCTACCGCCGGGGCGGGCCGCGTAGTATAGCCGGCTTGTCTATCCCAGTAGTTGTTGAAGTTTATTAACCTTTTGTGGCTTTAAGTCTTTTATATTTTTAAACGCATACTTTATCCCGAGTTTTTTCCATTTATCTACTCCCATTGTATGATAAGGTAATAGTTCTGTTTTCTCGATAATTCTTTTATAGGGTTTCAGTAATGCTGCATATCCGCGGATGTCTTTTATTGTATCATTAAACTCCGGGACTATTACATGACGGATCCATACCGGGATGTTATTTTCTAAAAGGTAATCCAGGATTTTTAGTGTATGATTTAAACTTGATCCGGTTAGCCATTTATATTTCTTGTCTTCAAAATGTTTTACATCTAACAAAACCAGGTCGGTATATTTTAAACATCGTTTGACGTCAGGATTTAACATACACCCGCTGGTGTCCAGTGTTGTGTGTATTCCGTGTTGTTTACACTGATAAAAAAGCTGTGAGGCATATTTCGCTTGCGTTAAGGGTTCTCCTCCGGAAAGGGTTAATCCGCCAGTGGTGCTGAAGTATGGTTTGTATTTTATTATTGTTTTCATACTTTGAGATACTGTCATCGCGGTGCCTCCCCGGGGATTCCATGTGTCCGGATTGTGGCAGTACCTGCATCTTAATGGGCATCCTTGCAGAAAAAGTATTATACGCAAACCTGGCCCGTCGGCTGTGCCCATGGTTTCAACTGAATGCACCCGGCCTTTTATTCTCACGTTTTACTTCCCAATCTTTTTGTGGAACGTTCGTGCAATGACTTCGCGTTGCTGTGGTTTGTTTAACTTATGAAAATTGACGGCATAACCCGAGACTCTGATTGTTAGGTTAGGATATTTATCGGGATGTATCATTGCGTCTGTAAGGTCGTGTTCTTTCATTATGTTAACATTAAGATGATGCCCTTCCGATGAAAAGTAGCCGTCAAGGATTGAGGATAAATTTGTTGCTGCTATATTACTATCTTTCCCGAGGACGTCCGGGATTAACGTAAATGTATTCGAGATACCATCCCGGCAGGAACAGTAGGGTAATTTTGTTACAGAGTTCAACGATGCAAGTGCGCCAGCAGTGTCTCTGTTATGCATAGGGTTTGCTCCGGGTGCAAACGGTGCGCCTTTTTTACGGCCATCAGGCGTTGCACCGGTCATTTTGCCGTATACTATGTTTGAGGTTATAGTAAGTATTGATAATGTGTGATGCGCGTTACGGTATGCCGGGGTTTTTTCTAACGTACGCTGGAAGTCGGTTACAAGTTCACGGGCTATGGAGTCTACACGGTCATCGTCATTGCCGTACTTCGGGTATGTACCTATGGTTTTGTAGCCAGTAATAATACCCCGGTGGTCTTTGACCGGGATAACCTTTGCGTATTTGAGTGCGCTTAGTGAGTCCGTTACTACTGATAATCCTGAAATCCCAAAGGCCATATAACGTTTGATGTAGGTGTCATGTAATGCCATCTGTAACTTTTCGTATGCGTACTTGTCATGCATATAGTGTATGACGTTCATGGTATTGACGTATAAATTGCATAGCCAGTTACGGTAGAAAATGTAGCGTTTGAGGGTTTCATTGTAGTCCATAATCTTACCCGCAGGCATTGGGTCCATCTCAGGGCCGATTTGGTCACCTGTAACTTCGTCACGGCCACCGTTGATTGCCATTAATAACAATTTTGGCAGGTTGCACCTTGCGCCAAAAAATTGCATTTCTTTACCAATTGTCATCGCAGAGACACAGCATGCAATCCCGTAGTCATCGCCATATAAAGGGCGCATGAGGTCGTCATTTTCGTATTGTATGGAATTAGTTTCTATTGTTATCTTTGCGCAATAGTTTTTGAATTCCTGAGGTAAACGCGTGGACCATAGAATCGTTAGGTTGGGTTCCGGTGCGGGGCCCAGGTTTTTTAGTGTATGCAAAAAACGGTAGGTGGTTTTCGTAACCATACTCCGTCCGTCAATACCTAGGCCGCCAAGGGATTCGGTTATCCATAACGGATCTCCGGCAAAAAGTGTGTTGTACTCAGGGGTACGCAGTTGGCGTGCTAAGCGTAATTTTAGGATGAAGTCGTCAGTGATTTCCTGTGCTCCTTTTTCATCCAGCCGTCCTTCTTGTATGTCGCGTGTAAAGTATATATCTAAAAATGTGCTTATCCGTCCGAGTGACATCGCAGCGCCGTTTTGTTCCTTAATAGCGCCAAGATAGGCGTAGTAGAGCCATTGTGTGGCTTCCAGTGCGTTTACCGCAGGACGTGAGATGTTATGGCCGTACAACGCTGCCATTTTATTGAGTTTTTCAAGGAAGTCTATTTGTCTATAAAGTTCTTCGGATAAACGTATATTTTCGTCATCCATCGTGTGTTCTGCGAGTTTGTTTTTATCATACTTTTTTTGGGTAATCAAAAATGTTGTGCCATATAATGCCACACGGCGGTAGTCACCTATGATTCGTCCTCTGCCATAGGCGTCCGGTAGGCCTGTGATAATGCCGGATTTCCGCGCTTTTTTCATGTCATCCGAGTACGCACGGAAGACGCCATCGTTATGAGTGGTGCGGTAATGGAAGTATTCTTCTATTTTGTCGTCTAGTTTGTAGCCATAGGATTCACATGCGGTGCGGGCCATTCTTATTCCGCCAAACGGGTTGACTCCGCGTTTCAACGGTTTGTCGGTTTGTAACCCCACGATGAGTTCAAGGGTTTTGTCTATGTAACCGGGTTTGTACGTAAGTAATGAAGATACTGTACCGGTGTCAATGTCAAGTACGCCGCCACGCGCGTGTTCTTGTTTTAATATCTTTTCTGTTATTGCACAAAGTTTGAGGGTGCGTTCTGTCGGCGGGGATAAGAAGTCAGTTCTACCGTCATATGGATTATAATTTTTTTGAATAAACCCGCGGACATCGATTGTTGTTTGCCAGGTACCCGGGTTAAAACCGCGCCAGGGGTGTTGCACCTTTTTGTCGGTATGCTTGGGGTTGCGTGTCATACAGTAATACCGCTCCTATGTAATAAAATTATTCTGTTCCTACTAAGTATTACCCAGGCGGGCGGTACTGTCTACTCTTGCTTAACCGATTCACCATGGTTCAACTATTTGTTCCCATGTATTTTATGCCGCCAGTTTCGGTCAAGCTCACACTACTACAACGGGTAATTATAAGTTTATGCTCCGCTGGTTGTCAATATAATCACTGAAGAAAGTTTTTTTGTATTTTGTATAATGTTTGTTTAGTTGAAATCAAAAGAAAGGTGTTTGAGAATATCATGAAGATTGTAGTTACCGGTGGGGCGGGGTTTATCGGCTCTCATGTAGTTGAGCATTATTGCCGTGATGCTCGGAATAAGGTTGTTGTTTTGGATAATCTACGGTCGGGCTACCGGAAGAATCTTATTAGCCTAACTCATGAATTTATTGAAGCAAGTGTTACTGACCTTACTGCGGTAGAACGGTGTATCGACGGGGCAGAGTATGTGTTCCACCTCGCTGCATTGGTGAGTGTGCCGGAATCGATGAAGGAGCCGAAACTTACTGAAGATATTAATGTCGGGGGTACGTTGAATATCCTATCCGCAGCGGTTAAGTATCATGTAAAAAAGGTTGTATTCATTTCTTCCGCTGCGGTGTATGGTACAAATCCGGTTGTCCCTAAGACTGAGGATATGTTGCCGGAGCCGCGGAGCCCGTATGCTGTTACCAAACTCGCGGGGGAGTATTATTGCAATATTTATGCTCAGGAATATGGGTTGCCGGTGGTAGCTGCGAGGTTCTTTAATGTATTCGGGCCAAGGCAGGATCCAAGGTCGCAGTATGCCGCTGCAATTCCTATCTTCACATCAAAAGCGGTGAAAAACGAACTCATCACAATTTATGGGGATGGTGAACAAACACGGGATTTTGTGTATGTAAAGGATGTAGTTAACGCGTTAACTTGTGTTGTTGCAAACGGTAATGGAGTTTATAATATCGGGCTGGGGAAAGGGACGAGTGTTAATTCATTGGTAAAGAAAATTGTTGAACTAACAAATTCGCAGTCAAAGATTATATATGCCGAGCCGCGGGTTGGGGATGTAAAATTTTCAGTTGCTGATATTACCCGTTTAAAAAACGCGGGGTTTAAGAGTAATGTGGCGTTTGAAGATGGGTTGAGTGATACGGTAAAATATTTTGGGTTATGCGTATAATACGTAACCCCCCGTGCTTTATAACTATTTTTCTTGGTATTGCCATTAGTTTGTTTGCCTACACAAATGCTTTTTCTGTGTCTGAACCTTCCATCATTATAATAAGTCCGGATGATGAAGAAGTTATCGAAGATATTATGCCGCAGGTGTCCGTAATGTTTGAAGGACAGGTGGATGTTACTACCGTGAAAATAAAGGTTGATGGCGTGGATGTAACACCGCAATGCGATATCGCGCCGGAATATCTTCTCTATGTTCCGCAGATGGCTATGAGTGAAGGTTCTCATCAGGTTATCGTTACCGCTAAGGATACTTGGGGACAAGATATTATGCCGGCAGTGTGGGTGTTCATAACAGTTATACGTCTTGAGGGTGAAGGTGCTGTGGTGTCTGATACAGAAACCGTGAGTTTTGAGGGAGAACTCGGGGGGGTTGAGGATACAAAACAGTCGGTCGGGATGGTTAATGGAACTTTGTCTGTTGGTTGGCAAAACGCGTGGACTGATAATACACAAGCGGATTATTATACTGTTACTTTATCTACCCTTGTAGCAATGGATAGTTATTTTTACGGGCAAATATTAGGAGTTAATTTCAGTGGGTGGTATAACCGTAACCAGGAGTATAAGCCGTATGAACAGTTCGCTATTGATGTGTACAGTGATTATCTTGACCTAACCGCCGGATATTTTTTCCCGTACTTCAGTGAACTTTCCTTAAATGATTTTAATGCCTTGGGGAGTAAGGCATATATTAAAATCGGGGAGACTAAGCTCGGATTAGTGGGTGCACGGATACGTGAGCCTGAAGAAGGTACTGAAGAAGGATGGGGTACCTACGCGCGGTATGTCACAGGGGTAAAGCCGGAGTTTGAGTTTGGAGAGAATTTGCTTGTTTCATTAATTTATGTTCGTGCATGGGATGAGATTTCGTCATTAAAAACGCCGGGGTATGCTGTGCCAATAAAAGGTTCCACGGTTGAATTGTTCACGAATTATACGATGCTTGAAAAGTATAATCTCGTGGCTGAACTTTCAAGTAATGAGTATTACGAGAATGCGTTGTTGAGTAATGCCAGGCCGTTAACTGATTCTGCGTGGGTGGTAAGTTTTGGTGCGGTTTTGGATTCCGGGAAGGTTAATCTAGGGTATCGCAGGGTGGGCTCAAACTATTATCCCGTAGCGAGTTCAATGATTGAATCTGATCGTATGGGGCCTGAGTTTAGTGCTGAGTATACTATCCCGGGGATT containing:
- the pflA gene encoding pyruvate formate-lyase-activating protein, yielding MRIKGRVHSVETMGTADGPGLRIILFLQGCPLRCRYCHNPDTWNPRGGTAMTVSQSMKTIIKYKPYFSTTGGLTLSGGEPLTQAKYASQLFYQCKQHGIHTTLDTSGCMLNPDVKRCLKYTDLVLLDVKHFEDKKYKWLTGSSLNHTLKILDYLLENNIPVWIRHVIVPEFNDTIKDIRGYAALLKPYKRIIEKTELLPYHTMGVDKWKKLGIKYAFKNIKDLKPQKVNKLQQLLG
- the galK gene encoding galactokinase gives rise to the protein MNINIERESIEKIVGAVTDAGFTAMQERVNKCLARFNEVFPGVADVQLYRAPGRVNIIGEHTDYNGLPVLPIAIDRDIIAVVSKRKDHKIVFGDTKKDFPLTEFEITRKIQPFEKGFWGNYIKAAVQTVVDYVDHAELKGVNAVLDSTVPIAAGLSSSAALTVLTSKVVTELNDIKISGLTLAQKIAEGERYVGTDTGGMDQAISLLGKLGYALKIDFSPLEIHAVQLPKEYVFVVANSNVHAEKSGAAQMEYNRRVSECRLGTVILEKYLQKNGYPNAKLKWYGTLREAKYKTVVENFSDILEKVFHPEPYSLEEVAKTVGCDTQNVVTRCLTLKTGKVFDTPVDGFKIKQRAVHVITEWQRVERCVAAMERGDIDTVGALMDISHKSLARDYEVSCPELDRLVEAMMSSGAVGARLTGAGFGGCAIALVKREEKEVVVSKIVEKFYGGNAKPGNIFTVIPTAGAGRVV
- the pflB gene encoding formate C-acetyltransferase, whose amino-acid sequence is MTRNPKHTDKKVQHPWRGFNPGTWQTTIDVRGFIQKNYNPYDGRTDFLSPPTERTLKLCAITEKILKQEHARGGVLDIDTGTVSSLLTYKPGYIDKTLELIVGLQTDKPLKRGVNPFGGIRMARTACESYGYKLDDKIEEYFHYRTTHNDGVFRAYSDDMKKARKSGIITGLPDAYGRGRIIGDYRRVALYGTTFLITQKKYDKNKLAEHTMDDENIRLSEELYRQIDFLEKLNKMAALYGHNISRPAVNALEATQWLYYAYLGAIKEQNGAAMSLGRISTFLDIYFTRDIQEGRLDEKGAQEITDDFILKLRLARQLRTPEYNTLFAGDPLWITESLGGLGIDGRSMVTKTTYRFLHTLKNLGPAPEPNLTILWSTRLPQEFKNYCAKITIETNSIQYENDDLMRPLYGDDYGIACCVSAMTIGKEMQFFGARCNLPKLLLMAINGGRDEVTGDQIGPEMDPMPAGKIMDYNETLKRYIFYRNWLCNLYVNTMNVIHYMHDKYAYEKLQMALHDTYIKRYMAFGISGLSVVTDSLSALKYAKVIPVKDHRGIITGYKTIGTYPKYGNDDDRVDSIARELVTDFQRTLEKTPAYRNAHHTLSILTITSNIVYGKMTGATPDGRKKGAPFAPGANPMHNRDTAGALASLNSVTKLPYCSCRDGISNTFTLIPDVLGKDSNIAATNLSSILDGYFSSEGHHLNVNIMKEHDLTDAMIHPDKYPNLTIRVSGYAVNFHKLNKPQQREVIARTFHKKIGK
- a CDS encoding NAD-dependent epimerase/dehydratase family protein; its protein translation is MKIVVTGGAGFIGSHVVEHYCRDARNKVVVLDNLRSGYRKNLISLTHEFIEASVTDLTAVERCIDGAEYVFHLAALVSVPESMKEPKLTEDINVGGTLNILSAAVKYHVKKVVFISSAAVYGTNPVVPKTEDMLPEPRSPYAVTKLAGEYYCNIYAQEYGLPVVAARFFNVFGPRQDPRSQYAAAIPIFTSKAVKNELITIYGDGEQTRDFVYVKDVVNALTCVVANGNGVYNIGLGKGTSVNSLVKKIVELTNSQSKIIYAEPRVGDVKFSVADITRLKNAGFKSNVAFEDGLSDTVKYFGLCV